Part of the bacterium genome, CGCAAGCGAGTTGTCGCCGGGGGAATCGGGAGACACCGCCGCCGCGATGCGAGCCGCGTCATCAAGAATCAGCGATCCGATCCGGAAATCGGCGGCGCCGGTCAAGCTCTGCTCAAAGAAATCAATGCCGTTGGTTCCCGTCAGCCCGTAGCCGGTTCGGTGAATCTCATTTACGCGTGAAGCAATTGTGATCGCGAACGTATCCAAGTCGGCGAGAGTTTGGCCGAGATCGTCGTCACGCAGTTGCATCAGCGCCTTCAGCTCGCCGCTGCTTACGTTAAGTGGTTGGCCGTTGGCTCCGTAACTGACCGTGTTTCGCGTTCCCCGACCGTCAGCCGCCTTGGATAGGTAGAGCTCAACGTTGCTCTCCCTGTCCACCAGCATCTGGCCGCCATTGTATACGCTAACAGAACCGTCATCGCTCTCGCGAACGGTAATATTCATCAGTCGGGACAGGCGATCTATGGCCAGATCACGAGCGTCCCGCAGGTCGGAGGCTTCCTGTCCCCCCAACTCCGAGCGAACAATCTCAACATTCAATCCGGCGATTTCTCCGGTAAGCCTGTTCACGTCTCGCACGGCAGCGGCGAACTGATCATCCACTTGGCTGCGCTGCTCAAGAACTCCCGCGTTCGCCCGCCGGAAGGATGCCGCGAGAGTCTGAGCCTTTTGCAGGAGCGAGTAGCGCGTGCCCATCGCTTCGGGATCATTGGCCAGATCCTGCCATGCCGACCAGAACTCCTGCAGCTGATCGCTGATCGCCGACCCGCCAAGCTCGCTGAAGATTTCCTCGACGCGAGTTAACGTTTCGTCACGGAGCGACCAGTAGCCGTACTCGCTGCCGGCCCTCCGCACCTGCTCATCGAGTAACCGATCCCGAACGCGACCCAGATAATCAACGTCTACCCCTCCACCCGCATGCCATCTCCCGATGTTGTCGAAGGGCGGGGCAAGGGTCAAATCGAGACGACGCCGCGAATAGCCTTCCGTGTTCACGTTAGCCGTATTCTGGCCGATGACCTGCATCGCCAACTGCTGGATGCGCAGGGCGCTGCGGCCGCTCTGCATGATATCCGAAAGTCTACTCATGTTAGGCTCTGCGATCAATCATAAAGGATGAGCCGCCGCTTTTTTCGCCGTAGCCGGCGGCGTCTTGCGCGCATTTGACAAGAACCATCATCGCCTCCAGGCTGTCGTCAAGAATGCGGCGCGAGGCTTCGAGGCTTAGCAAGGCCTGCTGCCGCAATTCCGCCAATCGGGGACGCAGTTCGGCTTGTTCGCCGCGCGTCAGTTTGCGCTGCGACTTGACGAGATCAATCAACAAGTCCTGGATGGCGCGCGACCGCTGTTCCATGCCGGTCACGTCGTTG contains:
- the flgK gene encoding flagellar hook-associated protein FlgK produces the protein MSRLSDIMQSGRSALRIQQLAMQVIGQNTANVNTEGYSRRRLDLTLAPPFDNIGRWHAGGGVDVDYLGRVRDRLLDEQVRRAGSEYGYWSLRDETLTRVEEIFSELGGSAISDQLQEFWSAWQDLANDPEAMGTRYSLLQKAQTLAASFRRANAGVLEQRSQVDDQFAAAVRDVNRLTGEIAGLNVEIVRSELGGQEASDLRDARDLAIDRLSRLMNITVRESDDGSVSVYNGGQMLVDRESNVELYLSKAADGRGTRNTVSYGANGQPLNVSSGELKALMQLRDDDLGQTLADLDTFAITIASRVNEIHRTGYGLTGTNGIDFFEQSLTGAADFRIGSLILDDAARIAAAVSPDSPGDNSLALQIAGIQQEKLLGSGRSTLDDFYRNSVLRIGSAKSFAAGQLQIEQAAMDNLENRRQQVSGVSMDEEMTNLIKVQQAYDAAAKIIKTVDEMMKTVLSLGASG